The window CGAGGACGACCAGCGCGCCGATCCGAACGACGCGCCACGACGGCGACGCCAGCGAACGGCCACGGACGATCGTGGCTGCGGCCAACCCCACCAGTACGAACGCCGAGACGTGCATGAACGTCTGGGCGCGCATCCCGGTCGCAAAGAAATCCGGCGTGAGACTCGCGGTCAGCGAAAAGTAAATGATGACCAGTGGCGCTGCAAACATCGCGATGACGGGAACGGCGTGGGTGTATCGTTTCGAAATCGCCGGGGTTGCATAGCCGGCAAACAAAACCGGGACGACGAGAAACGAGATCAGCAGGGCGACTTCCGGTGGCGAGCGAATCGTCCCCGGATAGATCGGCTGAACGACGTTGACGATGACCAGCACGAACAACACGCCAAGCGGCGCGAGAAACACGACCCGTTGCGTTCGATTGGACGTCCGTTGATACCAGCCGGCGCCGAACACCAACGCGAGGATCCACGCGGTAAAGAGGCCCGGATTCGAGGTGACTCGGCCCACATACGAGACGGTGAGGATATCGAGTCGCTGGACGACCTCGAAATACGCGATGAAGTACAGCCAGAACCCGCCCACGATCGCACTCCCGATGAGCGCGACCCGGCGGTTCGGCTTCGCAAACACCATCAGGGCGAACACAGCCACGAGCCCGACGGCGGCGTTGAACGTACTGAAAATGTGGAGAAGCGGGTACGCAAAGAGCAGGACGGCCAGCGGCAGCACCCACCGAGTGTCGTCGGTCGATAGCAGTCGATGCAGGGCGATTACTGAGAGCAGCGCTAACAACATCCCGAGCACCTCCGGATCGGGTTCCATCGACCGCCTGAGAAACAGGCCCTCAACCGCGAGGAGTAGCCCCGTGATTAGTGCGGCAAAGCGCACGCGTTTCGACGGCCACCCGAGTTCGGTTCCAAGCCGGCGTGTGAGCGCGACCCCGACCACCACGATCGCCGCACCGATTACCGAGATCATCGGCTGGATGACGTGGACCGGTGTCTCACCAGTCACCGAGCCCGTGACGGCCGTCAAGAGTGTCAGGATGAAGAAATCGGCTCGTGGCCTCTGGGAGAGGGGATAGGCGCCCGTCTGAAGCGTATCGCGCGCGAGCCCGGCATACGCGAACCCGTCGAGCGTCGACGGGAGCGGACTCCAGTAGAGCGGGACCGTCCGCATCGCAAGCGCGATGGCAAACACCGCGCCCACGACGAACGCGTATGATCGTCTACGCATCGAACCAGCCCTCCTCGGTCTCTCGGCGCCCGTCGTCGGCGAGCAACGTCGCCGGCGATACACGAATAACGGCTACCGCCGCCCCGATGGCGCCGACCAGTGCCACTAGCAACGCTGTCGCCGCCACCCCGAGGACGGTCGGATACGTCAGCCCCGGCCACAGACGAACGCCGAACATCGCTAACAGGCCGACGCGATCGAGGGCCCACAAGCCTGCGAACGCGAGGGCGGTACCAGCGAGGGCGGCAACCGAGCCGAGGCGAAGCGCATCGCTCAGCACTAGTCGAACGATTGTGAGCGGCGAGGCCCCCGCAGCGCGACGGATGCCGAGCGATTCACGTCGGGCGTACACCGCACTGGAAAACGTCGCCGTCGCCGCGCCGACGCCCATCAGGCCAGCGAGGCTGACGAGCGTCGCGCCCAGGATTCGAATATTGCCGAACGCCATATCGATCGCCCGCGCGAACGGCGTGTCGCCCTGTTCGCCACGGGTGGCGAGTGCTGCGGCGATCCGGTCATCGCCGACCACCCGATAGCGCTGTGTGGCCACCTGCGTTCCGTTGAACAGAACCCGAACCGAATACTCGCCCGTGGGATTTCGACTGAGCTGGCGAGTGATG of the Natronomonas halophila genome contains:
- a CDS encoding sodium/phosphate symporter, with amino-acid sequence MRRRSYAFVVGAVFAIALAMRTVPLYWSPLPSTLDGFAYAGLARDTLQTGAYPLSQRPRADFFILTLLTAVTGSVTGETPVHVIQPMISVIGAAIVVVGVALTRRLGTELGWPSKRVRFAALITGLLLAVEGLFLRRSMEPDPEVLGMLLALLSVIALHRLLSTDDTRWVLPLAVLLFAYPLLHIFSTFNAAVGLVAVFALMVFAKPNRRVALIGSAIVGGFWLYFIAYFEVVQRLDILTVSYVGRVTSNPGLFTAWILALVFGAGWYQRTSNRTQRVVFLAPLGVLFVLVIVNVVQPIYPGTIRSPPEVALLISFLVVPVLFAGYATPAISKRYTHAVPVIAMFAAPLVIIYFSLTASLTPDFFATGMRAQTFMHVSAFVLVGLAAATIVRGRSLASPSWRVVRIGALVVLVSCTLVTTPLAFVSLDTFHYPATTTGSEFEATEFASERIPGNWASQDGPDRIASHYFEGGGSHAPTRTWLTGGSPPDCPVLLQESWITHGAYLWPAQPQTLPKPAYDSFIADRNLVYSSSGRDPLAIAAPRTARSGETC